CACGACAAGGTGGGCAACACCTGGGTGAACCCGTGGGACCGGCGCGTGTGGGACTACAACCTGGCCATCGCCGAGGAGGCGGTGCGCGCGGGGTTCCGCGAGGTTCAGTTCGACTACGTGCGCTTCCCCGAGGCCTACCGCTCGCTTCCCACGCAGGTGTTCCCCACGGCGGTGGGGAAGAAGGCGGACGCCATCACCGGCTTCCTGGCCGAGGCCGGCGCGCGGCTCCATCCGCTCGGCGCGTCGATCACCGCCGACGTGTTCGGGCTGACGATGAACGACCCGCTCGACGTGGGGATCGGGCAGCAGTGGGAGCGCGTCTCGTCGACGGTGGACCACGTACTGCCGATGGTATATCCGTCGCACTACTTCCCCACCCACCTGCCGGGGATCCGCCGCCCGAACCGGATGCCGTACGAGACGGTGTTCGCCTCCGTGGGCCAGGGGGTGATCCGCAGCCGGCGGCTGGAGTCGGCGGGGGTGAAGTCGGCGCGCATCGTTCCCTGGCTGCAGGCGTTCACCGCGACGTGGAACGACCGCGCGTTCCGCTACGGCCCCGCGCAGGCGCGCGCGCAGACGCAGGCGGTGTACGACCTGGGGCTGGAGGACTGGATCTTCTGGAACCCCAACTCCAACTACGACGCCGTCGCCGCGGGCTTCGAGCGCTCCGCCGTGGGCCGCGCGAAGCCTTTCGTCCCGCCCGTGCACATGGCCAGGCAGGTCGACGTCCTGGACCGCGAGGGCGCCGCCGCCGCACGCCAGTTGGTGGCATCGCAGCCTTCCGGCGCGCTGGGGCAGTAGAGGATCTCACGCGGAGACGCGGAGACGCGGAGGAGTCGGGCGCATTCCTCCGCGGCTCCGCGGCTCCGCGTCTCCGCGTGAGAATTCTAGTGCTGGGGGGCGACGTGATTGTTGGTCGGGAGATGGACGGCTACCATGAAGGGTGATCCCATCCCCCCCAACCCGTGAGATGACGATGAGCCGCCTGACCCTCGATCCGTCGACGCTGCGCGTGGAGTCGTTCGAAGGCGTCGTCCCCATCATCATCGGGGCGGGCGGAGAGACTTATCCCGACTGCCCGACGGCGACGGGGTGCACCTGCGTCGACGCCTGCATCTCCATCGTCCGCCCGCCCTGCCAGGAGACGGTCGCCGTCGCCACGGCGTAGCGACTCGTCGCGCCGGCGAAAACCGTCGCGTGGGCGAACGGGGGCTGGGGGAAGATGCAACGTCGGCGTCTTCCCCCTTCTCCATCCCTGCAATCCTCCGGATCGGATCACACCACAGCGGCGGGGGCGAGCTGCTGCATCATCCCGAAGACGTCGTTCTCGACCCAGTCCTCCGCAACCTTCCCGTCGGCAAAGCGCAGCCAGCTGATCCCCGTCCAGCGGGCGCGGGCGCCGCTCGGCTCCACGCCCAGCAGCGGGCCGCGGTGCGTGCCCTCGGCGGTCCAGCGCACGCACACCACGTCGCCCGCGGCCACCGTCTCGTGCACGGTGAAATGGAGATCGGGGAACGCGGCGAGATAGCCTTCGATCACGCCGCGGATGACGGCGGGGCCGCGGGCGTCCTCGGGCCCGCCGGTCAGGTGGAGGCGGTAGTCGGGGGCGAACAGCTCGTCCACCACGCCCAGGTCGCCCGCGTTCATGGCGGCGAACCAGCGCAGGGCGAGCTGGCGGTTGCGTTCGGTCTGGTCGATCGGCATCGGAGGCTCCGAGGGCTGCGGGGATGTGCGCTCGTCGAGGAGCTTACGCCGCCCGGCATCCCGCGGATCTCATGGAAGAGGGGAGGACGCCGCGTGCGTCCTCCCCCTCTTCGTCTGCATCTCCCGCGAAGTCAGCCGGCGACCGGGTCGGCGGGCTCCTTCGGGCACCAGGGCGTGGTGCACTCGCGGCCCTCGGTCATGCATAGCGGCGAGACGCAGTTGTCGGACTGCACGGTCATCGGCACGGACAGCGGCGCCGTGTCGAACGTGGTGACCGACAGCGCGTCGGGATCGAGCCTGGTCATCTGTGCTCCCGCGTACGAGGAATCAGGCAGTTCCCACCATCGCCTACGGACACTGGTCCGGCAGCCACGTGGGAGCGCAGTACGGCGAGTAGCAGCGGGGCTGCGGCGCGGTGTACGCCGCGCTCTCGATCGGTGTGGCCTCGGCGGTCGCGAACGAGGTCACCTCGATCTGGTCGATGGAAAGCGGCATGGCGCGCCTATCCGCACCTGGTGACGCAGGTCCGCTGCTCGGTGTCCATGCACAGCGGCGACCAGCACTCGATCTGCTGCGTGTCGATGACCGTGGTGCCGGTCGACGGCGCGGCGACGGTGTCGAACGACGAGACCTGGAGCTCCTCGAGCTTGAGCCTGGGCATGCGGTCCTCCGGGTGCGGTGATGGGGGGACGGCGGAGCAGAAGTGTTCCGCCGGTGGCGCAATCAGCGCGTGATGGGCGGGCACCCCGCCATGAATGAGAAGCAGTCCTCGCCATGGGTGGTGGTGGGCAGCGCCACCGTGAGCACCGCGGGGGCGCCGGTCTCGAACGAGGTGACCCGCAACTGGTCGAGCGACAGCGACATGGGCGTGCCTCCGCGTGCAGGATGGAGAGAGGAGGACGGAGATGCAAACAGGTTGCGTCCGGAAATGTCATCACCCCGCACGCGCAGCGCAAGCATCGCATTCTCCCGCGCGCCGCGGCTCCAATCTCCATCTACTGAAAAGAGAAGGGCTCACGCAGAGCAGCAGAGGCAGCGGAGAACATACCTCTGCTACCTCTGCTGCTCTGCGTGAGCCAGGTCTTTCAGCTCGAGATCAGCCGCCGGTCCACACGTTGTTGGTGCGGTTGTCGTCCACGAGGCGCTTCGTGGGGTCCAACTCGATGCGCGTGACGCGCTTTCCGGCGAACTGGTACTCACGCACGTAGCGCCGCTGGTTGGTGGCCCACACCTCGGCCGGGTACTCGAATTCCTGCGCGCTGCCGTCGCTGAAGGTGAAGCGCGCGCGGATCGGCAGCACCCCGCGCTCGCGGTTGCCGTACGCCACGACCACGTGCTCTCCCCCGCCCTGCGCGTCGGCGATGACGGTGTCGACCGCCTGGTCGTAGCGCGCGTTCTCGAGGAACCAGCCGCGCCAGAACCAGTCCAGCCGCCGGCCGCCCACGTCTTCCATGGTGCGGAAGAAGTCCGCGGGGGTGGGATGGCGGAAGGCCCAGCGGCGGACGTAGGTGCGGAAGGCGTCGTCGAACGCCTCGGGACCCATGATCTCCTGTCGCAGCAGCTGCAGCCCCACCGACGGCTTGTAGTACGCCGCCACCCCCAGCTGCGCGGGCTGGATGCGGTCCGGCGGCGTCTCGATGGTCAGGTCCACGCCCTGCTGCATCAGCCGCTCCACCAGCTGCCGCTCGGCCAGCGCGCGCGCCGCCTGGTTCCCCTTCTCCGGGTAGCGCCGCGCCTCGCTGAAGGTGTTGACGAAGGTGTTGAAGCCCTCGTCCTGCCACATGTGCACGCGCTCGTTGGAGCCCACGATCATCGGGAACCACATGTGCCCGATCTCGTGCGTGACCACGTTGTACAGGTCGTAGACGTCCTCGCTGTGCGCCTCCATGGCCACCATCGGGTACTCCATCCCGCTGATGGGCCCCTCCACCGCGCTGATCTGCGGCCAGGGATACGGGAACCAGCGCTCGGAGTACTCCATGATCGACATCCGCGACTGGTCGGCCGCGTCCTTCCACGGGTCGATCGCCGTCGGCCGGTAATAAGCCATCGCCAGCTTGCCGTTCCAGCCGCTGGCGTCCCACAGGTAGTCGGGGCTGGCGGCCCACACCGCGTCGCGCACGCTGTCGGCGTGGAAGTGCCAGGTCATGGTCCCCGTGCGCCGGGGCCGCGCGGCGCCGCTCCTCAGCTCGTCGAGGGTGACGATGTTGACGGGCGTGGCGCTGGTCCGCGCGCGCGCCAGCCGCGAGATCTCGGCGGGCGTCAGCACCTCCTGCGCGTTCTGCAGCATCCCCGTGGCGGCGACGATGTAGCCGGCGGGGACGGTGACGTAGACGTCGTAGTCGCCGTAGTCCAGGTAGAACTCGCCCTGGCCCAGGTACGGCTCGGTGTTCCAGCCGCGCACGTCGTCGTACACGGCCACGCGCGGATACCACTGCGCGATCTCGTACAGCGCCCCGTCGCGCCCCATGCGGTCGGCGCCGTGCTCGGGGACGGCAAAGTGCCAGGCGACGCTGAAGGTGGCCGTCTCTCCCGGCGCCAGCGGCTCGGCCAGGTCGACCTTCGTCACCGTCTCCTGCCCGCGCGTGCGCAGGGGGACGGCGCGCGCGCCCAGCACCTGCTCGAAGCGCTCGATCACGTCGCCGCCCTCGAAGCCGCGCGCGCCGAAGCGCGAGCCGGCGGGAAAGTAGTACGAGTTTAGCGAGTTGCTCCTGAACGCGTTCTGCTCCGTCTGCATCCACACGAAGCGCAGCGTGTCGGGCGAGCGGTTGGTGTAGCGCAGCCGCATCTCGCCGCGCACGTTCTTGGTGGCGGTGTCGAGCGTGGCGCGGAGGGTGTAGTCGGCGCGGTTCTGCCAGTAGCGCGCGCCGGGCGCCCCCGAGCCGGTGCGCATCTCGTTGGGACTCGGCCAGAGCCCCAGCGGCGCGAAGATCGAAGTGTCGCGCACGCTGCCATGCGACTGCGCCGCCGCCTGCATCGCCCCGCCCGCCACCATCGCGGCGGCGAGCGCGAGCAGCGGCGCGCCAGAGAACATCTTCCTCATCCCCATCCCGAAGTAGAAACGTGAAAGCGCGCCCGCCGTCCGGCGAGCGCGTGCAAGGTGGGTTGCAGTCGGATCAACCGTAAATCTATCCGCTACTTACACACTCGTTGGGCACCCATGGTTCCGCGCGTCGTTCCCAGCATCCATGGGCCTCACGCGGAGGCGCGGAGACGCGGAGGCGGTGCCAGACTCCTCCGCGTCTCCGCGGCTCCGCGTGAGATCAAAGATCCACTTCCGCCGCGACCAGGTCCTCGAACGTCTCGCGGCGGCGGACGAGCTGGGCGGTGTTGCCGTCGACGAGGACCTCGGCGGGGCGCGGGCGCTGGTTGTACTGGCTGGACATCGAGAAGCCGTACGCGCCCACGGTGTGGATCGCCAGCAGCTCGCCGGGCTTGGGGATCTCCATGTCGCGGTCGAGCGCCAGGAAGTCGCCGGTCTCGCAGATGGGGCCCACGATGTCGACGGTGCCGCGCGCGCGCTCGTGGCTTTCCACCGGCTCCACCGCGTGCCAGCCGCTGTAGTGGCTGGGGCGGATCAGGTCGTTCATCCCCGCGTCGGTGATCACGAAGCGCTTCCCTCCGCCCTCCTTCACGTAGATCACCCGCGTCAGCAGCACGCCGGCCTCGCCCACGATGAAGCGGCCGGGCTCCACCACCAGCCGCAGCCCCGTCTCCTCCACCTGCGGGACCACGGCCTCGGCGAACGCCTGCGCCGTGGTCGCCGGCTCGCCCTGGTAGGCGATCCCCAATCCCCCGCCGAGATCCAGGAATTCCAGGGGGATGTCGTCCTGCTTGAGGCGATGGGCGAGCTCGAGGACGGACTCCAGCGCCAGGCCGAACGGCGCCACGTCGAGGATCTGCGAGCCGATGTGCACGTCGATGCCGCGCACGCGGATCCCCTGCAGCCGCGCGGCGATGCCGTACAGGTCGCGCGCTCGCTCGGCGGCGATACCGAACTTGGTGGCCGCGTGGCCGGTGCGCGTGTAGTGGTGCGGCGTGGGGCTCTCGATGTCGGGGTTGATTCGGATTGCGACCGGCGCCTTCTTCCCCATCGTGCAGGCGAGGTCGGAGAGCGCGCACAGCTCGCCCTCGCTCTCCACGTTGAAGGCGTAGATCTCCTCGTTCAGCCCCAGCGCCAGCTCGTTGATGGTCTTCCCCACCCCGCTGAACACGATGCGCTCGCCGGGGATGCCGGCCATGCGCGCGCGCCGCAGCTCGCCGCCGGAGACCACGTCGGCGCCGGCGCCCATCTCGGCCAGCGTGCGCAGGATGGCCAGGTTGGGGTTGGCCTTGACGCTGTAGGCGATGAGGTGGGGGACGGGCGAGAGCGCCTCGTCGAGCTCGCGGTAGCGGCGGCGGATGGCGCCGCGCGAGTAGACGTACAGCGGCGTGGCCCAGCGCGCGACCAGCTCGGGGAGCGGCACGCCTTCGCAGTGCAGGACGCCGTCGTGGCGGGGGAACGACTCGGCCGCGGCGTCCGTGGGGACGGTGGAGATTTCGGCGGTGCTGGTGGCCACGGGCTGCCCGGGTCTGCGGATCTCTGGGTGTTCGGGGGTCGAAAGATACGGGCCCCGCGCGAATCGTACCAGACGAATCGTGACGGGGCGGCTGATGCCCATTGCGGATCTAAGCCGGTAAGAGGGCGGTGTAGCGAAGAAGTGCCGGGTTAGAGCCGCAGAGCTTCGCCAAGTAGCTGTCCCTCGACGGGAGCCAGCCGCGAGCACCGATGCTTCGTCCGAACGAGATTCTGTAGTCCGCGAAGGCGGACTTCGTGTAGTTGTAGCCGCGAATTCATTCGCCCTGGACCACGGCGCCGGAAACCTCGCTCCCGGCTCCTGGACGATCCTCAAATCCCCGTCGCGATCCGGAGCGTGAGGCTGCGGCCGGGGTCGAGGGCGAACTCCTTGTAGCGGTTCAGGAAGCTGCGGTACTCCGTGTTCAGCGCGTTCCGCACCTGCAGGTCCACGCGGAAGCCGCGCGCGCCCACGCGGCGCTCCACCCCGCCGCCCACGTCCAGCAGCGTGTGGCCGTCCGGCGCGAGCTCGTCCTCCGTGGCGTGCGTCTGCTTCGCGACCATCTCCACGCCGGCGGAGAGGTAGCCGCGGCCGAGGCCGAACATACGCTCGCGGCGGTACTCGGCCTCGGCGCGGCCGCGCGCGGGCGGGATCAGCGCCAGGTCGTCGCCGCTGCCGCGCTCGGTGCCGCGCACGTAGTCGAACACGCCGCGCAGCGTCAGCGGCGCCAGCACGCGCACCTCGCCCTGCGCCTCCACGCCGCGCAGCAGCGCGTCCGTCTGCATGGTCTGGAACACGCGCAGCCCACCCAGGAAGATCCCCGTCGGCTCGGTGACGATGAAGTGGTCGACGGCGTTGCGGTACACGTTCACCTCCAGCCGCGCCGCGCGCCCCGTCCACCGCACCCCGCCGTCGATCTCCATCCCCCGCTCCTCCGCCAGCGTCGAGTCGCCGCGGTCGTAGCGCGCCTCGCCGATGCGCGGGCCGTTGGCGTACAGCTCGAACAGCGTCGGCGCGCGCCACGAGCGCCCCACCCCCGCGGTCAGCGCCAGCCCCGCGCCCACGTCGAGCACCGCGCCCGCGTTCCACGACGGCGCCGTCCAGCTGCGCTCGTCGTCCGCCGGCAGGCCGAGCGCGGGGACGTCCCTCGCGGTCTGCGTGCGATGGTCCACGCGCGCGCCGGCCAGCAGCCGCAGCGGCCCGAAGTCGTTCTGCCACAACGCGAACGCGCCGCCCGAGCGGACCGACGCGTCGGGCACCAGCAGCTGCGGCCCGCGCGAGTCGTTCTCCTGCGCCAGGCCAGAGACGCCGAGCGTGGCCTCGCCCAGGGCCGCGGGGGCGAGGTGCGCCAGCACGTCGGCGGTGAAGGTGTTCAGCCGCAGGTCGAACTGGATGCTTTCCCCTCCCTCCGCGGCGGGGATGGGGAGGATCTCCTCGTCGGCCAGCTCCTGCAGCACGTGGCGCTGGAACTGCGCGCGCGTCTCGATTCGCACGCCGGGGAGCGGGAACGCGCCGGAGAGCTGGACGCGATCGTCGGACAGCTTGCGCTCGGGCCCGCCCTCTTCCTCCTCGCCCTCCGCCGCGAGGATGGCGCCGCGGGGAGCCAGCCGGTCGTCGATCACGGCCGGCTCCTCGGCCTCGAGCAGCTTGAACTCGCCGCCGTAGCGCTGGTAGCGCAGCGCCAGCGTCCCCCACGGGCGGCTGAGGCCCAGCGCCGCCTCGCCGTTCACCGCACCGAAGCCGGTGTTGGGGATCTCGCCGCCGGGGGTGTGGATGTCCTGCCCCATCCGTCCGATCACCGTGGCGCGCCACCCCAGGCCGCGGCCCGCGCCCTCCGCGCGGGCGACCAGTCCCCCCTCCAGGTTGCCGCTGGCGAAGTACGTCTCCACGCCGCCGCGCATGTACAGCCGCCCGGACGCCTCCGGCAGCGGCTCGGGGATGACGTTCACCACGCCGCCAACCGCGTCGGAGCCGTAGAGGAGGCTCGCCGGCCCGCGGATCACCTCCACCCGCTCCGCCAGCCGCGCGTCGACCGACGGCGCGTCCTCGTCGCTCCACGAGTAGTCCTCCAGCCGCAGCCCGTCGGCCAGCGTGGCCACGCGCGAGCCGAAGAGGCCGCGGATCACCGGCTTCCCCACCTGCTCGCCGGTGGTCAGCGCGCGCACGCCGGGGAGCGTCGACAGCGTCCGCGCGAGCGACACCGAGTGCTCGCGGCGCAGGCGCTCCGGCCCGAGCGTCGACGTCGCCAGCGGCGAATTGGCGATGAGTTGCGGCGAGCGCGACGCGGTGACGGCCACGGGCTCCAGCTCGAACGAGCGCTCCTGCATCACCACCTCGCCGACGGCCTGGCTGGCGGTGACGCGGAGCGAGGTGGACGCGTACCCCGGCGCGGTGACCCGCAGCGTGTACCACCCCGCCGGCAGCCCGCCGATGGCGAAGTTGCCGTCGCGGTCCGCGCGGGTGGCGCGCTCCAGCTCCAGCACGGACACCTGCGCGCCCGCCAGCGGCTGCCCGCTGGGGCCGAGCACGCGCCCGCGCAGCGTGTCGTCCACGACGGCAATGGCGGCGGGGGATGATGCGCCCGCGTGCGCGTTCGCCGGCATCGCGGCACCCAGCGCGGCGGCAAGGAAGGGGATCGCTGTGATCATCGATGGAGATGGTGGTGATCGATGGAGATAGCGGTTGATGCGCGATTGGTGGGAGTTGAATTGAAGACTAGACTTAGCGCCGCGGGCGGGCAACCCGGGAGGACGGCGCCGGGCACCGGCCGGGGACAGGCGGTAAACCCGCGGCTGGAACATTGGAAAGCCTCGCAAACCGCGCGAGGCTTCAACTGCGTGAGGGGGACATGGCGGCACGAATGGCCGCCGCTTGCGCGGGTGCCAGCCGTGGAGCCTGCGCAGCAGGCTTCCCAATGTTCCAGCCGCGGCTTTAGCCGCCCGTCTCCCACACCCGCCCGGCGCCCTCGTTGCCGCGCACCGCCGCCGCATCTACCATGTAACGATCCCGTCACATCTCCGTATCGCCATCCCCATCTCCACCCGACCCGACATGCCCCGTGACACGCACCTGCTGGTCCGCTCGACGCTCCTGATCGCCGCGGGGATCGCGGTGCTGCTGCTGGTGCAGACGCTGGCCGACGTGGGCTCCATCCGCGGCACCCTGGCCACGGCGTTCTCGTTCAACCCGGACGAGGCGCGGCTGCTAATGACGGCGCTGAACCGCAGCTTCAACCAACTGATGGCCATCATCCTCACCGCCGTGGCCATCGCCGTCCCGCTGACCGCCAACACCTACTCGGTCAAGCTGCTGGAGACCTTCATCGACGACCGGGTGAACCGCGCGGTGCTGCTGGCGTTCGTCTTCGGCGTGTGCAACAACCTGTGGCTGCACCACGTGATCGGGCATGGCGTCGTCCCCCGCGTGCAGCTCGCGATCTCGCTGGCGATGGCGCTGCTCTACCCGTCGCTGCTGGTGCCGTACCTCTACTACGTCTTCCGCTTCCTGCAGCCCGACACACTGCTGCGCCGCCTCTCCGGCGAGCTGCTGGCCGGCGTCGAGGCCGCGGCGGCGACGCCATCGCGCGCTGCGGAGGTCGCGGAGAATGCGCCGGCGCTGGTGGAGCACGTGGGGAGCATCGGCATCCGCTCGGTGGACCGCATGGACCGCACGACCGCGGTGGAGACGGTGCACACGCTGCGGGCCATCGTCGAGCGCTACC
The nucleotide sequence above comes from Longimicrobium sp.. Encoded proteins:
- a CDS encoding putative glycoside hydrolase, whose protein sequence is MTTRTLVRAPLCVALAASLTACFRTPSPETDAGAALVKQLAGAGEAHAQAAAPPALPARARSRPDDPAPPVIRGIYVNAYAAGNPVRRKELLALTDSTELNTWVVDVKDEDGVRYPSALPLAVEATHVRSIPIRNLRGLADTLRAHGIHPIARIVVFKDPRLSRARPDWSIRQPSGGLWHDKVGNTWVNPWDRRVWDYNLAIAEEAVRAGFREVQFDYVRFPEAYRSLPTQVFPTAVGKKADAITGFLAEAGARLHPLGASITADVFGLTMNDPLDVGIGQQWERVSSTVDHVLPMVYPSHYFPTHLPGIRRPNRMPYETVFASVGQGVIRSRRLESAGVKSARIVPWLQAFTATWNDRAFRYGPAQARAQTQAVYDLGLEDWIFWNPNSNYDAVAAGFERSAVGRAKPFVPPVHMARQVDVLDREGAAAARQLVASQPSGALGQ
- a CDS encoding M1 family metallopeptidase; the protein is MRKMFSGAPLLALAAAMVAGGAMQAAAQSHGSVRDTSIFAPLGLWPSPNEMRTGSGAPGARYWQNRADYTLRATLDTATKNVRGEMRLRYTNRSPDTLRFVWMQTEQNAFRSNSLNSYYFPAGSRFGARGFEGGDVIERFEQVLGARAVPLRTRGQETVTKVDLAEPLAPGETATFSVAWHFAVPEHGADRMGRDGALYEIAQWYPRVAVYDDVRGWNTEPYLGQGEFYLDYGDYDVYVTVPAGYIVAATGMLQNAQEVLTPAEISRLARARTSATPVNIVTLDELRSGAARPRRTGTMTWHFHADSVRDAVWAASPDYLWDASGWNGKLAMAYYRPTAIDPWKDAADQSRMSIMEYSERWFPYPWPQISAVEGPISGMEYPMVAMEAHSEDVYDLYNVVTHEIGHMWFPMIVGSNERVHMWQDEGFNTFVNTFSEARRYPEKGNQAARALAERQLVERLMQQGVDLTIETPPDRIQPAQLGVAAYYKPSVGLQLLRQEIMGPEAFDDAFRTYVRRWAFRHPTPADFFRTMEDVGGRRLDWFWRGWFLENARYDQAVDTVIADAQGGGEHVVVAYGNRERGVLPIRARFTFSDGSAQEFEYPAEVWATNQRRYVREYQFAGKRVTRIELDPTKRLVDDNRTNNVWTGG
- a CDS encoding ester cyclase gives rise to the protein MPIDQTERNRQLALRWFAAMNAGDLGVVDELFAPDYRLHLTGGPEDARGPAVIRGVIEGYLAAFPDLHFTVHETVAAGDVVCVRWTAEGTHRGPLLGVEPSGARARWTGISWLRFADGKVAEDWVENDVFGMMQQLAPAAVV
- a CDS encoding TonB-dependent receptor; the protein is MITAIPFLAAALGAAMPANAHAGASSPAAIAVVDDTLRGRVLGPSGQPLAGAQVSVLELERATRADRDGNFAIGGLPAGWYTLRVTAPGYASTSLRVTASQAVGEVVMQERSFELEPVAVTASRSPQLIANSPLATSTLGPERLRREHSVSLARTLSTLPGVRALTTGEQVGKPVIRGLFGSRVATLADGLRLEDYSWSDEDAPSVDARLAERVEVIRGPASLLYGSDAVGGVVNVIPEPLPEASGRLYMRGGVETYFASGNLEGGLVARAEGAGRGLGWRATVIGRMGQDIHTPGGEIPNTGFGAVNGEAALGLSRPWGTLALRYQRYGGEFKLLEAEEPAVIDDRLAPRGAILAAEGEEEEGGPERKLSDDRVQLSGAFPLPGVRIETRAQFQRHVLQELADEEILPIPAAEGGESIQFDLRLNTFTADVLAHLAPAALGEATLGVSGLAQENDSRGPQLLVPDASVRSGGAFALWQNDFGPLRLLAGARVDHRTQTARDVPALGLPADDERSWTAPSWNAGAVLDVGAGLALTAGVGRSWRAPTLFELYANGPRIGEARYDRGDSTLAEERGMEIDGGVRWTGRAARLEVNVYRNAVDHFIVTEPTGIFLGGLRVFQTMQTDALLRGVEAQGEVRVLAPLTLRGVFDYVRGTERGSGDDLALIPPARGRAEAEYRRERMFGLGRGYLSAGVEMVAKQTHATEDELAPDGHTLLDVGGGVERRVGARGFRVDLQVRNALNTEYRSFLNRYKEFALDPGRSLTLRIATGI
- the lysA gene encoding diaminopimelate decarboxylase, which translates into the protein MATSTAEISTVPTDAAAESFPRHDGVLHCEGVPLPELVARWATPLYVYSRGAIRRRYRELDEALSPVPHLIAYSVKANPNLAILRTLAEMGAGADVVSGGELRRARMAGIPGERIVFSGVGKTINELALGLNEEIYAFNVESEGELCALSDLACTMGKKAPVAIRINPDIESPTPHHYTRTGHAATKFGIAAERARDLYGIAARLQGIRVRGIDVHIGSQILDVAPFGLALESVLELAHRLKQDDIPLEFLDLGGGLGIAYQGEPATTAQAFAEAVVPQVEETGLRLVVEPGRFIVGEAGVLLTRVIYVKEGGGKRFVITDAGMNDLIRPSHYSGWHAVEPVESHERARGTVDIVGPICETGDFLALDRDMEIPKPGELLAIHTVGAYGFSMSSQYNQRPRPAEVLVDGNTAQLVRRRETFEDLVAAEVDL